In Rhodococcus sp. OK302, one genomic interval encodes:
- a CDS encoding NAD(P)H-quinone dehydrogenase, producing MTRIVIIGGGPAGYEAALVAAQHGATVTLIDSDGVGGACVLFDCVPSKTFIASTGIRTDMRRASDLGITLDPEQATVSLPKIHSRVKALALSQSSDIRARLQTVGVEVLSGSAELIDQELGLATHQVRATLADGEQRTITADVVLIATGASPRIIPGAEPDGERIMTWRQLYDLDELPSHLVVVGSGVTGAEFVSAYTEMGVKVTLVSSRDRVLPGEDADAALVLEDALAERGVILVKHARADAVERTEDGIIVKLSDGRTVEGSHALMTVGSVPNTNNLGLDKVGIELDKGGYLRVDRVSRTTASGIYAAGDCTGLLPLASVAAMQGRIAMYHALGEGVSPIKLKTVASAVFTRPEIATVGVTQAAIDDGEVPARTVMLPLNTNPRAKMSGLRRGFVKIFCRPATGVVIGGVVVAPNGSELILPLAMAVQNNLTVNDLAQTFSVYPSLTGSITEAARQLMRHDDLD from the coding sequence ATGACCCGGATCGTGATCATCGGCGGCGGACCTGCCGGATATGAGGCAGCGCTGGTTGCTGCCCAGCACGGCGCAACCGTCACCCTGATCGATTCGGATGGAGTCGGTGGAGCCTGTGTCCTCTTCGACTGTGTGCCGTCCAAGACCTTCATTGCATCGACCGGCATCCGTACCGATATGCGTCGTGCATCCGATCTGGGCATCACGCTCGATCCCGAGCAGGCTACGGTCTCGCTCCCCAAGATTCACTCCCGAGTCAAGGCGCTCGCGTTGTCCCAGTCCTCGGACATTCGTGCTCGCCTGCAGACGGTCGGCGTCGAGGTCCTCTCCGGCAGCGCCGAACTGATCGACCAGGAACTGGGTTTGGCCACTCACCAGGTGCGGGCGACCCTCGCCGACGGTGAGCAGCGCACCATCACCGCCGACGTCGTGCTCATCGCGACCGGCGCCAGCCCCCGGATCATCCCGGGTGCCGAGCCGGACGGCGAGCGCATCATGACGTGGCGTCAGCTCTACGACTTGGATGAGCTGCCGTCGCACCTCGTTGTTGTCGGTTCCGGTGTGACCGGCGCAGAGTTCGTGTCCGCGTACACGGAGATGGGCGTCAAGGTCACGCTCGTGTCCAGCCGTGACCGCGTGCTCCCGGGAGAAGACGCCGACGCCGCCCTCGTACTCGAAGATGCACTGGCCGAACGCGGTGTGATCTTGGTCAAGCATGCTCGCGCCGACGCCGTCGAGCGCACCGAGGACGGCATCATCGTGAAGCTGTCCGACGGTCGTACGGTCGAGGGCAGCCATGCCCTGATGACGGTTGGTTCGGTCCCGAACACGAATAACCTGGGCCTCGACAAGGTCGGCATCGAGCTGGACAAGGGCGGCTACCTTCGGGTCGACCGCGTCTCGCGCACCACGGCCTCGGGTATCTACGCGGCGGGCGACTGCACGGGTCTGCTGCCGCTCGCGTCGGTGGCTGCCATGCAGGGCCGCATTGCGATGTACCACGCGCTCGGTGAAGGCGTCAGCCCCATCAAGCTGAAGACGGTGGCGTCGGCAGTGTTCACGCGCCCTGAAATCGCGACGGTGGGTGTCACGCAGGCGGCGATCGACGACGGCGAGGTTCCGGCGCGCACCGTCATGTTGCCGCTCAACACCAACCCGCGTGCCAAGATGTCCGGCCTGCGTCGCGGCTTCGTGAAGATCTTCTGCCGTCCGGCCACCGGCGTGGTTATCGGTGGAGTTGTGGTTGCGCCCAACGGATCCGAGTTGATTCTTCCGCTCGCGATGGCGGTTCAGAACAACCTGACCGTCAACGATCTGGCGCAGACGTTCTCCGTGTACCCCTCACTGACAGGTTCGATCACCGAGGCCGCGCGTCAGCTCATGCGCCACGACGACCTCGACTGA
- a CDS encoding M20 family metallopeptidase produces the protein MNAAIDTWIHAHTDDLVAWRRHIHANPELARHEYATTEFVATRLTAAGLTPKILPGGTGLTCDIGPDGPRIALRADMDALPMQEATGATYSSTVPGVSHACGHDAHTTILLGAGLALASLPALPVGVRLIFQPAEEVMPGGALDVIASGALDGVSRIFALHCDPRLEAGQVGMRLGPITSAADTVEVVLDSPGGHTSRPHLTTDLIYALGTVVTGLPGMLSRRIDPRTGTVMVWGAVSAGQAPNAIPQTGMMTGTVRTGDHETWELLEPLVEEIVHGLLAPTGVRYHLNYRRGVPPVVNDEVSTRMFEDAIGTVGQDALADTPQSGGGEDFSWYLETVPGAMARLGVWSGEGDQLDIHQPTFDLDERALGVGVKVLAGLVLGPGSGA, from the coding sequence GTGAACGCGGCAATCGATACTTGGATTCACGCGCATACCGACGATCTTGTCGCGTGGCGACGGCACATTCACGCCAACCCCGAGTTGGCCCGCCATGAGTACGCGACAACGGAATTCGTCGCGACACGACTCACAGCGGCCGGTCTCACGCCGAAAATTCTTCCCGGCGGCACCGGTCTGACGTGTGACATCGGTCCGGACGGACCGCGGATCGCGTTGCGCGCTGACATGGATGCCTTGCCGATGCAGGAAGCAACGGGAGCGACGTATTCGTCGACCGTTCCCGGTGTTTCCCACGCCTGCGGGCACGACGCCCACACTACGATTCTGTTGGGTGCCGGACTGGCCTTGGCATCGCTGCCGGCACTGCCGGTCGGCGTTCGCTTGATCTTCCAGCCCGCCGAGGAAGTGATGCCGGGCGGTGCGCTCGACGTCATTGCTTCCGGCGCGCTCGACGGTGTGTCGAGAATCTTTGCTCTGCACTGCGATCCGCGACTCGAGGCCGGACAGGTCGGTATGCGACTGGGACCGATCACATCAGCCGCCGATACCGTCGAGGTGGTTCTGGACTCTCCGGGAGGGCACACGTCTCGGCCACACCTGACCACCGATCTGATCTACGCGCTCGGAACAGTGGTCACGGGCTTGCCCGGAATGCTCAGCCGACGTATCGATCCGCGCACCGGCACCGTCATGGTGTGGGGCGCTGTCAGTGCCGGCCAGGCTCCCAATGCGATTCCGCAGACCGGCATGATGACCGGCACGGTCCGAACCGGTGATCACGAAACGTGGGAACTGCTCGAGCCTCTCGTCGAGGAAATCGTGCACGGACTGCTCGCCCCCACCGGCGTTCGCTATCACTTGAACTATCGACGTGGTGTCCCGCCGGTAGTCAACGACGAAGTCTCGACGCGTATGTTCGAGGACGCCATCGGCACAGTCGGGCAGGACGCCCTGGCGGACACCCCGCAATCCGGTGGTGGAGAAGACTTCTCGTGGTATCTCGAGACGGTTCCCGGTGCCATGGCGCGGTTGGGCGTGTGGTCGGGTGAAGGGGATCAACTTGACATTCACCAGCCCACATTCGATTTGGACGAGCGTGCACTCGGTGTCGGTGTGAAGGTTCTCGCGGGACTGGTTCTGGGGCCTGGCTCTGGGGCCTGA
- a CDS encoding LysR family transcriptional regulator — protein MDTEAVRSFVRAAELGQLQHAANELGVTQQAVSKRIATLERELEVRLFTRTARGVELTLDGQAFLPHARSIVTSVERAVTAVRPGSRALRIDVLGLRSAQAVVLHDYWRSHPETNLDVVTLRVNDPRLAVAAVEAGEIDASFRTVTDRATLPRALQMVHAFDSPLELLVGPRHPLASARTLTPLQLRGHRIWVPGIAPRSEWAEFYDQLATDFDLRIDAAGPHFGDEVLLDTLAESADVATLVGSRDRYIWPTNHDLRRIPIAAPTLAYPLSLILPRMNPHPGLRAIIDHFDSLAPLPETTWRPSWASPRQRFETH, from the coding sequence ATGGATACCGAGGCAGTGCGATCGTTTGTCCGCGCGGCCGAGCTCGGGCAGCTGCAACACGCGGCCAACGAGCTGGGCGTGACGCAGCAGGCCGTCTCGAAGCGGATTGCCACCTTGGAGCGGGAGCTCGAAGTTCGTCTCTTCACTCGTACCGCCCGCGGTGTCGAGCTGACTCTCGACGGCCAGGCATTTCTTCCGCATGCGCGGAGCATTGTCACGAGTGTGGAGCGCGCCGTCACTGCGGTCAGACCGGGCTCGCGGGCCCTTCGGATCGACGTTCTCGGCCTACGAAGCGCGCAGGCGGTTGTCCTGCACGACTATTGGCGGTCGCATCCCGAAACCAACCTTGACGTGGTAACTCTCCGGGTCAATGACCCACGCCTGGCGGTTGCCGCTGTCGAAGCGGGCGAAATCGACGCCTCGTTCCGCACCGTCACCGACCGAGCCACACTGCCACGCGCGTTGCAGATGGTCCACGCGTTCGACTCGCCGCTCGAACTTCTTGTCGGCCCGAGACATCCTCTTGCCTCCGCACGAACACTGACGCCGCTGCAATTGCGCGGGCATCGGATCTGGGTGCCGGGTATCGCGCCCCGAAGCGAGTGGGCAGAGTTCTACGATCAACTCGCCACCGACTTCGATCTCCGAATCGATGCGGCCGGCCCGCACTTCGGCGACGAAGTACTCCTGGACACGCTCGCGGAGTCCGCAGACGTCGCCACCTTGGTCGGGTCACGTGACCGGTACATCTGGCCGACGAATCACGACCTGCGCCGCATCCCGATCGCGGCACCGACGCTCGCCTACCCGCTCTCGCTCATCCTCCCCCGGATGAATCCTCACCCCGGGCTACGAGCGATCATCGACCACTTCGATAGTCTCGCACCGCTTCCGGAGACGACTTGGCGCCCGTCCTGGGCGAGTCCCCGGCAGCGGTTCGAGACGCACTAG
- a CDS encoding MFS transporter: MGVPLGRSFGWLWSAYAVSTYGTWIAFGAFPLIAVQVLHSPAFAVSLLGAAGLAVAAIVAVPFGPWVEHRAKRPVMIATDLVRFLAMASIPIAYFLGLLTYGQLLVVSVISGTAGIVFTAASGAYLKHLVRSDQLLDANGKFEGTNWVATAAGPPLGGALIGLLGPVITVAADALSFLLSALGVLRIRGDDVVAPSDADTRLRTTDLLNGWRFILHDSVLRRLFLNSVTVSGLIMATSPLLAVLLLGEYHFPPWQYGLAFGIPALGGFAGARLCARLVARYGRHRVILVSGWLRSIFPLGLAFVQPGIAGLLTVIVVEGLLITCMGIFNPINAAERLQRTPAHHAARVLTAWSVSSKLVQAVLMVIWGVLATLADPLAAITLSGVILLATPLLLPRRTQMPDVDDAQMSHSVGPR, from the coding sequence ATGGGAGTGCCATTGGGACGCAGCTTCGGCTGGCTGTGGTCGGCCTACGCCGTCAGCACGTACGGCACGTGGATCGCCTTCGGGGCGTTCCCACTCATCGCAGTGCAAGTGCTCCACTCGCCGGCGTTCGCAGTCTCACTTCTGGGCGCTGCCGGCCTTGCCGTTGCCGCGATCGTTGCTGTCCCTTTCGGGCCGTGGGTCGAACACCGGGCCAAACGCCCGGTGATGATCGCGACGGATCTCGTCCGGTTTCTCGCGATGGCGAGCATTCCGATCGCGTACTTCCTCGGTTTGCTGACTTACGGCCAACTGCTGGTTGTTTCGGTCATCTCCGGAACAGCAGGCATTGTGTTCACCGCAGCCTCCGGCGCATACCTCAAGCACCTCGTTCGAAGCGATCAACTGCTTGACGCGAACGGAAAATTTGAAGGCACAAACTGGGTGGCGACGGCAGCCGGACCGCCCCTCGGCGGAGCGCTCATCGGACTGCTCGGCCCGGTCATCACCGTCGCCGCCGACGCCCTCAGCTTTCTGCTGTCCGCACTTGGGGTTCTCCGCATTCGCGGCGATGACGTTGTGGCGCCCAGCGACGCAGATACCAGGTTGCGCACCACCGACCTTTTGAACGGCTGGCGGTTCATCCTCCACGACTCCGTCCTACGACGTCTGTTCCTCAACTCCGTGACAGTCAGTGGTCTGATCATGGCCACCAGCCCGCTCCTGGCGGTTCTTCTTCTCGGCGAATACCATTTTCCGCCTTGGCAATACGGTCTCGCCTTCGGTATTCCGGCACTAGGCGGTTTCGCTGGTGCTCGACTCTGTGCGCGCCTCGTCGCCCGCTACGGTCGCCACCGAGTCATACTCGTCTCCGGTTGGCTGCGTTCGATCTTTCCGCTCGGCCTCGCATTCGTTCAACCCGGCATCGCCGGACTCCTCACGGTGATCGTCGTCGAGGGCCTGCTGATCACGTGTATGGGCATCTTCAACCCCATCAACGCGGCAGAGCGTCTGCAGCGCACCCCCGCCCATCATGCCGCTCGAGTCCTCACCGCCTGGAGTGTCAGCAGCAAACTCGTCCAGGCCGTTCTCATGGTGATCTGGGGCGTCCTCGCAACACTCGCCGATCCGCTCGCCGCGATCACACTGTCCGGCGTTATCTTGCTTGCCACTCCACTTCTGCTGCCCAGGCGAACTCAGATGCCCGACGTCGATGATGCGCAGATGTCGCACTCCGTTGGGCCACGTTGA
- a CDS encoding aminotransferase-like domain-containing protein yields the protein MKHAALSARMDGLRSSAIRDLLTLTARPDVISLAGGLPDPLFIPRERISKAAYNALGDPSSVQYGETSGLRRLREVIAARESVKIGRTLDSSDVVITHGSQQGLSLLAQVLLDAGDVVVVEDPAYTGALQVFRTAQATLVPVPLDADGMDTAALEAKLVAGLRPKVVHTVSNFHNPRGSVLSAERRAHLAHLADRYGFWVLEDDPYGELYFDGPPPLPVAALSERVIRLSSASKVLAPALRVGWLHGDRRVCEAVELIKQGADLCGSSLTQQIAADLFSDHEWLDAHLDMLRASYGSRAKALVSALEDGFGDTARFSTVRGGMFCWMDTTAEVDTASVLDIAVEHGVAFVPGNAFAVDADLSRSARLCFATYPETVLQDAAQKLRDAFAAAVLV from the coding sequence ATGAAACACGCCGCGCTGTCTGCTCGTATGGATGGACTCCGTAGTTCCGCAATCCGAGACCTGTTGACTCTGACGGCTCGCCCTGACGTGATCAGCCTGGCCGGCGGATTACCTGATCCACTTTTCATTCCGCGAGAACGCATTTCGAAGGCCGCCTACAATGCGCTCGGGGATCCCTCGTCGGTTCAGTACGGCGAGACTTCCGGGTTACGACGCCTCCGTGAAGTGATTGCCGCACGTGAATCCGTCAAAATCGGGCGCACGCTCGACTCTTCCGACGTCGTCATCACGCACGGCAGTCAGCAAGGTTTGAGTCTGCTCGCGCAGGTCTTGCTCGACGCCGGTGACGTTGTCGTAGTGGAGGACCCTGCGTATACCGGTGCGCTGCAGGTCTTTCGGACTGCGCAGGCAACGTTGGTCCCAGTGCCTCTCGACGCAGACGGCATGGATACCGCAGCTCTCGAAGCGAAACTGGTCGCCGGCCTGCGACCCAAAGTTGTTCACACAGTAAGCAATTTCCACAATCCGCGTGGGTCCGTGCTCTCGGCGGAACGCCGTGCGCATCTTGCGCATCTTGCCGATAGATACGGCTTCTGGGTTCTCGAGGACGATCCGTACGGGGAGCTCTACTTCGACGGCCCGCCGCCGCTTCCGGTTGCAGCGTTGTCCGAAAGAGTGATTCGGCTCTCCAGTGCATCGAAGGTGCTGGCGCCGGCACTACGTGTCGGTTGGCTTCACGGTGATCGCCGGGTGTGCGAGGCGGTCGAGTTGATCAAGCAGGGCGCAGACCTGTGTGGTTCTTCGCTCACGCAGCAGATCGCAGCCGACTTGTTCTCGGATCACGAGTGGCTTGACGCGCATCTGGACATGTTGCGTGCGTCGTACGGAAGCCGGGCCAAGGCGCTGGTCAGTGCATTGGAAGACGGCTTCGGTGACACTGCGCGGTTCTCGACCGTGCGCGGTGGGATGTTCTGCTGGATGGACACCACGGCGGAGGTCGATACCGCATCCGTACTCGATATTGCCGTCGAACATGGTGTGGCATTTGTCCCCGGCAACGCGTTCGCTGTCGACGCCGATCTGAGCCGATCGGCTCGCCTGTGCTTTGCGACGTATCCCGAAACGGTGCTGCAAGACGCCGCGCAGAAGCTGCGCGACGCCTTCGCTGCCGCTGTTCTCGTCTAG
- a CDS encoding glycerol-3-phosphate dehydrogenase/oxidase — translation MSKQQGAQFLGPQQREAAWEQLQNQQFDVIVVGGGVVGVGTALDAATRGLKVALVEARDYASGTSSRSSKMFHGGLRYLEQLEFGLVREALRERELSLTTLAPHLVKPLKFLFPLAHRVWERPYMAAGIFLYDRMGGAKSVPSQKHLTRAGALRMSPSLKRSSLTGGIQYYDTVVDDARHTMMVARTAAHYGAVVRTSTQVVGFLREADRVSGVRVRDCEDGRTAEIKGHVVINATGVWTDEIQALSRQRGRFRVRASKGVHIVVPRDRIVSEAAIILRTEKSVLFVIPWGNHWIIGTTDTDWNLDLAHPAATKADIDYILGHVNSVLVTPLTHADIDGVYAGLRPLLAGESDETSKLSREHAVARVAPGLVAIAGGKYTTYRVMAEDAVDVASEDIPARVASSITEKVPLVGADGYFALVNQTMQLGEQYGLHPYRVKHLLDRYGSLITEVLELGRETPELLQPITDAPDYLQVEAVYAAAAEGALHLDDILARRLRISIEYAHRGVNCAEQVAELVAPVLGWDAEAVAREVETYRARVEAEVESQAQPDDEAADALRAAAPESRAEILEPVVVVPDRL, via the coding sequence TTGAGTAAGCAGCAGGGTGCGCAGTTTCTCGGCCCACAGCAGCGTGAAGCTGCCTGGGAACAGCTTCAAAACCAGCAGTTCGACGTCATTGTCGTCGGTGGTGGCGTGGTCGGCGTCGGCACGGCGCTCGATGCAGCGACACGTGGCCTCAAGGTCGCGTTAGTTGAGGCCCGCGATTACGCGTCGGGAACGTCCTCTCGTTCGTCGAAGATGTTCCACGGCGGTCTGCGATACCTCGAGCAGCTTGAATTCGGTCTGGTCCGGGAGGCGCTACGCGAACGTGAGCTGTCCTTGACGACGCTTGCACCCCACCTGGTCAAGCCCCTCAAGTTCCTGTTCCCGTTGGCTCACCGCGTGTGGGAACGTCCCTACATGGCGGCCGGAATCTTCCTGTACGACCGAATGGGCGGTGCCAAATCGGTGCCCTCGCAGAAGCACCTCACCCGCGCCGGCGCGTTGCGTATGTCTCCGAGTCTCAAGCGCAGTTCGCTGACCGGCGGCATTCAGTACTACGACACCGTTGTCGACGACGCTCGTCACACGATGATGGTGGCTCGTACCGCGGCGCACTACGGCGCAGTGGTCCGCACCTCGACGCAGGTTGTCGGCTTCCTTCGTGAGGCAGATCGCGTTTCGGGCGTCCGCGTCCGTGACTGCGAGGACGGTCGCACCGCTGAAATCAAGGGGCACGTGGTCATCAATGCCACTGGCGTCTGGACCGACGAGATTCAAGCCCTCTCACGCCAGCGCGGTCGTTTCCGTGTCCGCGCGTCGAAGGGTGTTCACATCGTGGTCCCGCGGGACCGGATCGTCAGCGAAGCTGCGATCATCCTGCGCACCGAAAAGTCTGTGCTGTTCGTGATTCCGTGGGGCAACCACTGGATCATCGGTACGACGGACACGGACTGGAACCTCGATCTCGCTCACCCGGCAGCAACGAAGGCTGACATCGATTACATTCTCGGCCACGTCAATTCGGTGTTGGTGACGCCGTTGACCCATGCCGACATCGACGGTGTGTACGCGGGGTTGCGTCCCCTCCTCGCCGGTGAGAGTGACGAGACGTCGAAGCTGTCCCGCGAACATGCCGTGGCGCGAGTTGCTCCCGGATTGGTAGCCATCGCCGGTGGTAAGTACACGACGTACCGCGTCATGGCTGAGGATGCCGTTGATGTTGCGTCCGAGGACATTCCGGCCAGGGTTGCGTCGTCGATTACCGAGAAGGTGCCGCTCGTCGGTGCCGACGGCTACTTCGCCTTGGTTAACCAAACTATGCAATTGGGTGAGCAGTACGGTCTGCATCCGTACCGGGTCAAGCATCTGCTGGATCGCTACGGCTCACTGATCACCGAGGTGCTCGAACTCGGGCGGGAAACTCCGGAGTTGTTGCAGCCCATCACGGATGCACCGGATTACCTCCAGGTCGAGGCCGTGTACGCCGCCGCAGCCGAGGGCGCATTGCACCTCGACGACATCTTGGCCCGGCGCCTGCGAATTTCCATCGAGTATGCGCACCGCGGCGTCAACTGCGCTGAGCAGGTCGCGGAACTGGTTGCGCCGGTGCTGGGTTGGGACGCCGAGGCTGTTGCTCGGGAAGTCGAAACCTACCGTGCGCGTGTCGAAGCCGAAGTGGAATCGCAGGCTCAGCCTGATGACGAAGCAGCAGACGCATTGCGCGCAGCTGCGCCGGAATCGCGAGCCGAGATCCTCGAGCCGGTCGTGGTGGTACCGGACCGCCTCTAG
- the glpK gene encoding glycerol kinase GlpK produces MNQYIAAIDQGTTSSRCMIFDHDGSVVSVAQKEHEQIFPQAGWVEHDPVALWINTREVVAGALAKADLTRADIAAVGITNQRETTVVWERKTGKPVYNAIVWQDTRTDQLCQELGGEDGPDKYRAKTGLPLSTYFSGPKIRWILDNVDGAREKAEAGELCFGTVDTWILWHLTEGTHVTDVTNASRTMLMDLETLQWDESICADFGIPMSMLPEIRSSSEIYGKGRPRGNLAGVPVAGILGDQQAATFGQACLAEGEAKNTYGTGNFLLLNTGTTPVHSKHGLLTTLCYKLGDAPAVYALEGSVAVSGSLVQWLRDNLGIIQSAKDIEPLALTVEDNGGAYIVPAFSGLFAPRWRPDARGVIVGLTRFVNKGHLARAALEATAYQTREVIDAMRNDSGVTFSALKVDGGMVVNETLMQFQSDILGVPVIRPVVNETTALGAAYAAGLAVGYWADTDDIRNNWAVGKTWEPSMAESERARLYAEWNKAVERTYNWSD; encoded by the coding sequence GTGAACCAGTACATCGCCGCCATCGATCAGGGCACGACGTCCAGCCGATGCATGATCTTCGATCACGACGGCTCAGTCGTCAGCGTTGCTCAGAAGGAGCATGAGCAGATCTTTCCGCAAGCCGGTTGGGTGGAACATGACCCGGTAGCGCTGTGGATCAACACCCGTGAGGTGGTGGCGGGTGCACTCGCGAAGGCCGACCTCACCCGCGCCGACATCGCTGCCGTCGGAATCACGAATCAACGTGAGACAACGGTGGTCTGGGAGCGCAAGACCGGCAAGCCGGTCTACAACGCCATCGTCTGGCAGGACACGCGTACCGATCAACTCTGTCAGGAACTCGGTGGAGAAGACGGACCGGACAAGTACCGCGCCAAGACCGGCTTGCCCCTGTCGACGTATTTCTCCGGGCCGAAGATCCGATGGATTCTCGACAACGTGGACGGTGCGAGAGAGAAGGCGGAGGCCGGCGAATTGTGCTTCGGCACCGTCGATACCTGGATCCTGTGGCACCTCACCGAGGGCACTCACGTGACAGATGTCACCAATGCGTCACGCACGATGCTCATGGATCTGGAGACGTTGCAGTGGGATGAGTCCATCTGCGCCGATTTCGGAATCCCGATGTCGATGCTGCCGGAGATTCGCAGTTCCTCCGAGATCTACGGCAAAGGCCGCCCGCGCGGAAACCTAGCCGGAGTACCCGTCGCCGGCATCCTCGGCGATCAGCAAGCCGCCACCTTCGGTCAGGCGTGCCTCGCCGAAGGTGAAGCCAAGAACACGTACGGCACCGGCAACTTCCTACTGCTCAACACCGGCACGACGCCGGTACACAGCAAGCATGGTTTGCTGACCACCCTCTGCTACAAACTGGGCGACGCCCCGGCCGTCTACGCACTCGAAGGTTCTGTCGCCGTCTCCGGCTCCCTCGTTCAGTGGCTGCGCGACAACCTCGGAATCATCCAGAGCGCCAAGGACATCGAGCCCCTGGCCTTGACCGTCGAAGACAACGGCGGCGCCTACATCGTTCCCGCGTTCTCCGGCCTGTTCGCCCCGCGCTGGCGCCCCGACGCTCGTGGTGTCATCGTCGGTCTCACCCGTTTCGTCAACAAGGGCCACCTGGCGCGGGCCGCCCTCGAAGCCACCGCCTACCAAACCCGCGAGGTCATCGACGCCATGCGCAACGATTCCGGCGTGACATTCTCCGCATTGAAGGTCGACGGCGGAATGGTGGTGAACGAAACCCTGATGCAGTTCCAATCCGACATCCTGGGCGTGCCCGTCATCCGTCCCGTGGTCAACGAGACAACTGCCTTGGGCGCGGCCTACGCCGCGGGCCTGGCCGTTGGTTACTGGGCCGATACCGACGACATCCGAAACAACTGGGCCGTCGGCAAGACCTGGGAGCCTTCGATGGCGGAGTCCGAACGTGCGCGTCTGTACGCCGAGTGGAACAAGGCCGTCGAGCGCACGTACAACTGGTCGGACTAG
- a CDS encoding gamma-glutamylcyclotransferase, translated as MSIYAAYGSNMHPEQMLLRCPHSPMSGTGWLRGWRLTFSGEDMGWEGALATVVEDPDSSVFVVLYDVPEEDVVSLDRWEGAELGLHRKIRVRVDTGDGAVLAWLYVMDAYEGGLPSARYIGVMADAAEIAGAPADYVRELRTRNSRNVGPGNGLTD; from the coding sequence GTGTCGATTTATGCTGCATACGGTTCCAACATGCACCCCGAGCAGATGTTGTTACGCTGCCCACACTCCCCCATGTCGGGGACGGGATGGTTGCGTGGCTGGCGCCTGACGTTCAGCGGCGAGGACATGGGCTGGGAAGGTGCTCTCGCCACTGTGGTGGAGGACCCCGATTCCAGCGTCTTCGTCGTTCTGTACGACGTCCCGGAAGAGGACGTCGTAAGCCTCGACCGCTGGGAAGGCGCAGAGCTCGGCCTACACCGCAAGATCCGGGTGCGCGTCGACACGGGCGACGGCGCAGTACTCGCCTGGCTGTACGTCATGGACGCCTACGAGGGCGGCCTTCCGTCAGCTCGTTACATCGGAGTAATGGCCGACGCTGCCGAGATCGCCGGCGCTCCGGCCGACTACGTCCGTGAACTGCGGACGCGGAACAGCCGGAACGTGGGCCCCGGGAATGGTTTGACCGACTAG